In Thamnophis elegans isolate rThaEle1 chromosome 13, rThaEle1.pri, whole genome shotgun sequence, one DNA window encodes the following:
- the LOC116517096 gene encoding receptor expression-enhancing protein 4-like isoform X1 yields MAARAGGWSGDGGLGAQPRRAAPAGDALPGLRLLQGRQEQGRPGVRWMMYWIVFALFMATETITDTFISWFPFYYEIKMAFVIWLLSPYTKGASLLYRKFVHPTLSSKEKEIDHFICQAKERGYKSLVSFGKKSINVAATAAIQGQGALAGRLRSFSMQDLRAMPETAMVHYSDPLYLEEQELCRQPIGHRPAVRQLGSDSNEEEEEDFWSDSELSAPSRGCRKDPALPKLLARSQSLRQGKKKLPAKESSSRGVRSRSRKQMLDQDR; encoded by the exons ATGGCAGCGCGCGCGGGCGGTTGGAGCGGCGATGGTGGTCTGGGCGCTCAGCCGCGCCGTGCA GCTCCTGCTGGGGACGCTCTACCCGGCCTACGCCTCCTACAAGGCCGTCAGGAACAAGGACGTCCGGGA GTGCGCTGGATGATGTACTGGATCGTCTTTGCTCTCTTCATGGCCACTGAGACCATCACTGACACCTTCATCTCCTG GTTTCCCTTCTACTATGAGATCAAAATGGCCTTTGTGATATGGCTCCTCTCTCCTTACACAAAGGGGGCCAGCCTGCTGTACCGCAAATTTGTGCATCCCACACTGTCCAGCAAAGAAAAG GAGATCGACCACTTCATCTGCCAAGCCAAAGAACGTGGCTACAAGAGCCTTGTGAGCTTTGGGAAGAAGAGCATCAATGTAGCAGCCACAGCAGCTATCCAG GGCCAGGGAGCCCTGGCAGGTCGCTTACGCAGCTTCAGCATGCAGGATTTGCGGGCCATGCCAGAGACAGCCATGGTGCATTATTCTGATCCCCTCTACCTGGAGGAACAGGAGCTGTGTCGGCAACCAATTG GGCATAGGCCAGCAGTGCGGCAGCTGGGCTCGGATagcaatgaggaggaggaggaggacttctGGTCAGACTCTGAGCTGTCTGCCCCCTCCAGAGGCTGCCGCAAGGACCCCGCTCTCCCTAAGCTCTTAGCCAGGAGCCAAAGCCTTCGGCAGGGGAAGAAGAAGCTGCCAGCTAAAGAG AGTTCTTCCCGAGGGGTCCGAAGTCGTTCCCGGAAGCAGATGCTGGACCAAGACCGCTAG
- the LOC116517096 gene encoding receptor expression-enhancing protein 4-like isoform X2 — protein MVVWALSRAVQLLLGTLYPAYASYKAVRNKDVREYVRWMMYWIVFALFMATETITDTFISWFPFYYEIKMAFVIWLLSPYTKGASLLYRKFVHPTLSSKEKEIDHFICQAKERGYKSLVSFGKKSINVAATAAIQGQGALAGRLRSFSMQDLRAMPETAMVHYSDPLYLEEQELCRQPIGHRPAVRQLGSDSNEEEEEDFWSDSELSAPSRGCRKDPALPKLLARSQSLRQGKKKLPAKESSSRGVRSRSRKQMLDQDR, from the exons ATGGTGGTCTGGGCGCTCAGCCGCGCCGTGCA GCTCCTGCTGGGGACGCTCTACCCGGCCTACGCCTCCTACAAGGCCGTCAGGAACAAGGACGTCCGGGAGTAC GTGCGCTGGATGATGTACTGGATCGTCTTTGCTCTCTTCATGGCCACTGAGACCATCACTGACACCTTCATCTCCTG GTTTCCCTTCTACTATGAGATCAAAATGGCCTTTGTGATATGGCTCCTCTCTCCTTACACAAAGGGGGCCAGCCTGCTGTACCGCAAATTTGTGCATCCCACACTGTCCAGCAAAGAAAAG GAGATCGACCACTTCATCTGCCAAGCCAAAGAACGTGGCTACAAGAGCCTTGTGAGCTTTGGGAAGAAGAGCATCAATGTAGCAGCCACAGCAGCTATCCAG GGCCAGGGAGCCCTGGCAGGTCGCTTACGCAGCTTCAGCATGCAGGATTTGCGGGCCATGCCAGAGACAGCCATGGTGCATTATTCTGATCCCCTCTACCTGGAGGAACAGGAGCTGTGTCGGCAACCAATTG GGCATAGGCCAGCAGTGCGGCAGCTGGGCTCGGATagcaatgaggaggaggaggaggacttctGGTCAGACTCTGAGCTGTCTGCCCCCTCCAGAGGCTGCCGCAAGGACCCCGCTCTCCCTAAGCTCTTAGCCAGGAGCCAAAGCCTTCGGCAGGGGAAGAAGAAGCTGCCAGCTAAAGAG AGTTCTTCCCGAGGGGTCCGAAGTCGTTCCCGGAAGCAGATGCTGGACCAAGACCGCTAG
- the NUDT18 gene encoding 8-oxo-dGDP phosphatase NUDT18, translated as MAAEELEALLGGQGWPVSSAGSCDPGASEPARLRGNVCYVVLAVLLNEKGQVLVVQEAKAECYGSWYLPAGRMEPRETALEAVRREVQEESGLQCRPLTLLAVEERGPSWIRFVFLAKPTGGALKSLEQADEESLQALWWDRETPTLPLRSRDILPLMDLALQYRTSPRHPPVLPVELPCASICQRFLLTFVNANNSLWVLLDTTGVPHLPLAVSCPSASKPGKRLVAVLQQLLQRCLAPPGMAVHLQGLLSLQHLGKDPGQSDGICFNVVATVGSSESSQQQDLAPPTLQEPALNWWAVEDSALKGEVLRRLHSASFLPIYS; from the exons ATGGCTGCGGAGGAGCTGGAGGCGCTGCTCGGCGGGCAGGGCTGGCCGGTGTCCTCCGCGGGCAGCTGTGACCCGGGCGCCTCCGAGCCGGCGCGGCTGCGGGGCAACGTCTGCTACGTGGTGCTGGCGGTGCTGCTCAACGAGAAG GGCCAGGTGctggtggtgcaggaggccaaggcGGAGTGCTACGGGAGCTGGTACCTGCCGGCCGGCCGCATGGAGCCCCGCGAGACGGCGCTGGAGGCGGTGCGGCGGGAGGTGCAGGAGGAGTCCGGGCTGCAGTGCCGTCCGCTGACGCTGCTGGCCGTGGAGGAGCGGGGACCCAGCTGGATCCGCTTCGTCTTCCTGGCCAAGCCCACcg gcgGGGCCCTGAAGAGCCTGGAGCAGGCGGATGAGGAGTCCCTGCAGGCGCTGTGGTGGGACCGGGAGACGCCCACCCTGCCGCTCCGCTCGCGGGACATCCTGCCCCTCATGGACCTGGCACTGCAGTACCGCACGAGCCCCCGCCACCCTCCCGTTCTGCCTGTGGAGCTGCCCTGCGCCTCAATCTGCCAGCGGTTCCTGCTGACCTTTGTGAATGCCAACAACTCCCTCTGGGTGCTCCTGGACACCACAGGGGTCCCCCACCTCCCCCTGGCAGTAAGCTGCCCCTCCGCCTCCAAGCCAGGCAAGAGGCTGGTGGCCGTCCTTCAGCAGCTGCTCCAGAGGTGCCTGGCCCCACCTGGGATGGCCGTCCACCTCCAGGGCCTGCTCAGCCTGCAGCACCTCGGCAAGGATCCCGGGCAAAGCGATGGCATCTGCTTCAACGTGGTGGCCACAGTCGGTAGCAGCGAAAGCTCCCAGCAGCAGGACCTGGCACCGCCCACATTGCAGGAACCGGCTTTAAACTGGTGGGCAGTGGAGGACTCGGCTCTGAAGGGCGAGGTACTCCGAAGGCTCCACTCCGCTTCCTTCCTCCCCATTTACAGTTAG
- the FAM160B2 gene encoding LOW QUALITY PROTEIN: protein FAM160B2 (The sequence of the model RefSeq protein was modified relative to this genomic sequence to represent the inferred CDS: inserted 4 bases in 3 codons; deleted 2 bases in 2 codons), giving the protein MALLGRLGALLQRAVEAEEPRLDLPAAFTEHWKGLTHYYLEASDEEKPAKQTEIPWRLKQMLDILVYEEKQQREGEQGPAXEYLLQHRILETLSARGKPSIQGSQYPPGMRSQVLLFFTRLLGQMQSPLMHYFNVYRPVQKLIQLQGDAXGPEPEKEVLQFIAVLCTKIRQEPALLHMSLARACLLLKNRVEGCVQRNPSEGTPLLPRLNLVTSLIGLCKSKNKKVALKAQENLLLLTSVDHPTAAQALAQDSLLCLLLANYLCSLYNAIPGTTNPADIATLPPVQWSLRQGSSFPGKHSLQAFFGWMDFCDCLVKEAHPVIGDALSTTVGRRFFLETLQPQLLQMSDSGILFSLALLKGLVRQIHAPALLQQLVGLLLGAEIDPVGPSNSACRQERTTLCSQLIEYCSHPSDEPFLPAEDLKREPSFPLEQLRNSQGQQGNGSPFGAGQCGHPALFEELVWLPDQRILQSLVLGHLEERSYVLGTLLGQEDLAVPEQESGEEGLDLEEDPYFADGLPATMLQRQNQAAPWAPEEGPGRPEGPRDVKEAVSSFLCLVPSEVKTSPYLEEAGYDTYVHDAKELFEECCANVAPWTWPQVQPPQKPALRDPPFYEGRFLEVLFDRLAQILHQPYAVNLQVTSLLSRXALFPHPHLHEFLLDPYLPLAPGCRTLFSVLIRVIGSLMHMAHRITDFPANLLLVRRKLMGQVSEEHPISHQMLLEGVIVLEEFCKELAAIVFVKSALKGPPGQSQPCPPSPN; this is encoded by the exons ATGGCGCTGCTGGGCCGGCTGGGAGCATTGCTGCAGAGGGCGGTGGAAGCG GAAGAGCCGCGCCTCGACCTCCCGGCCGCCTTTACGGAGCACTGGAAGGGCTTGACCCACTACTACCTGGAGGCCTCCG ACGAGGAGAAGCCGGCCAAGCAGACGGAGATTCCCTGGCGCCTGAAGCAGATGCTGGACATCCTGGTCTACGAGGAGAAGCAGCAACGGGAAGGCGAGCAGGGCCCTGC TGAGTACCTGCTGCAGCACCGGATCCTGGAGACGCTCAGCGCTCGGGGAAAGCCCAG CATTCAAGGCAGCCAA TATCCTCCGGGAATGAGGTCACAGGTGCTTCTCTTTTTCACTCGCCTGCTGGGGCAGATGCAGAGTCCTCTCATGCATTACTTCAATGTTTACCGGCCTGTTCAG AAACTTATTCAGCTTCAGGGTGATG TTGGGCCCGAGCCAGAGAAGGAAGTGTTGCAGTTTATTGCTGTTCTGTGTACAAAAATCAGGCAAGAACCTGCTCTCCTGCACATGTCC CTGGCCAGAGCCTGCCTTCTTCTGAAGAACAGGGTGGAGGGCTGTGTCCAGAGAAACCCCTCGGAGGGGACCCCACTGCTTCCCCGGCTGAATTTGGTGACTTCTCTGATTGGCTTGTGCAAGAGCAAG AACAAGAAGGTTGCACTAAAAGCCCAAGAGAATCTACTGCTTCTTACCAGTGTGGACCATCCAACCGCTGCCCAGGCCTTGGCCCAAGACAGCCTGCTGTGCCTTCTGCTAGCCAACTATCTCTGCTCCCTCTACAATGCCATCCCTGGTACCACCAACCCTGCTGATATTGCCACGCTTCCACCAGTCCAGTGGAG CCTCAGACAAGGGAGCTCCTTCCCAGGGAAACACAGCCTCCAGGCTTTCTTTGGCTGGATGGATTTTTGTGACTGTCTCGTGAAAGAGGCTCATCCC GTTATTGGAGATGCTCTGAGCACGACTGTGGGTCGGAGGTTCTTCCTGGAAACCTTGCAGCCTCAACTCTTGCAGAT GTCAGACTCTGGGATTCTCTTTTCACTAGCCCTCCTGAAGGGGCTGGTT AGGCAGATCCATGCTCCTGCCCTCCTTCAGCAGCTGGTTGGGCTTCTGCTGGGAGCGGAAATAGATCCTGTCGGACCCAGCAATTCAGCCTGCCGGCAAGAGAGGACCACCCTCTGCTCACAGCTGATTGAGTACTGCAGCCATCCGTCCGATGAG CCTTTCCTCCCTGCTGAGGATTTGAAACGAGAGCCGAGTTTTCCACTTGAGCAGCTTCGCAATTCCCAGGGTCAGCAAGGAAATGGAAGCCCCTTTGgagcag GTCAGTGTGGCCACCCTGCGCTGTTTGAGGAGCTGGTTTGGCTTCCTGACCAGCGCATCTTGCAGAGCCTGGTGCTGGGCCATCTGGAGGAGCGCAGCTACGTCTTGGGAACTCTGCTTGGTCAGGAAGACCTGGCCGTCCCTGAGCAAGAGTCTGGGGAAGAGGGGCT AGACCTCGAGGAAGACCCTTACTTTGCAGATGGACTCCCAGCCACCATGCTCCAGAGGCAAAACCAAGCAGCTCCTTGGGCTCCAGAGGAAGGGCCTGGCCGGCCAGAAGGGCCTAGGGATGTGAAGGAGGCAGTTAGCAG CTTCCTTTGCCTCGTACCAAGTGAAGTGAAGACCTCACCGTACCTGGAGGAGGCAGGATATGACACTTACGTCCATGATGCTAAAGAACTG TTTGAAGAATGCTGTGCGAATGTTGCGCCCTGGACATGGCCCCAGGTTCAACCACCCCAGAAG CCAGCCTTGCGGGACCCCCCATTTTATGAGGGCCGTTTCCTGGAGGTGCTCTTCGACCGGCTGGCCCAGATCTTACACCAG CCCTACGCAGTGAACCTGCAGGTGACATCGCTGCTGTCCC TGGCCCTCTTCCCACACCCTCATCTCCACGAGTTCCTCCTGGACCCCTACCTCCCTCTGGCCCCTGGCTGCAGGACCCTCTTCTCTGTGCTGATTAGG GTGATTGGCAGCCTGATGCACATGGCTCATCGGATCACAGACTTTCCGGCCAATTTGCTGCTGGTGCGGAGGAAGCTCATGGGGCAGGTGTCAGAGGAGCACCC GATCAGTCACCAGATGCTCTTGGAGGGAGTGATTGTGCTGGAGGAATTCTGCAAAGAGCTGGCTGCCATCGTCTTTGTCAAGTCTGCCCTCAAGGGCCCGCCTGGGCAGAGCCAGCCATGCCCGCCTTCACCCAACTGA